The following nucleotide sequence is from Malania oleifera isolate guangnan ecotype guangnan chromosome 4, ASM2987363v1, whole genome shotgun sequence.
GCCTGATCTACACGTTCCTTGCTATACATCTGATCCCATTTTGGAGGACCCGGGCAGGGACTCTCAAGATGGCTAGTGGCAACAACCAATGGCTTGTTCGCTTCAAACTCAGCAATGCATAGTTCTCTCCCCATTCTAGAATTGCCAAAAGGCTTACAGCTGAATGATTTAACTGGAAGCTTGCTTAGctgcaaattttaaaaaatattatgccactatttaataaatatatctgtcaataataatagtagtaatagtaATAGTAACAAAAGAACTCATTCCAAACATATGAAAGCAATTGATACATAAGTACGAAACATgctttaaccccccccccccccccccacaacaCACACAGTCACAAACATACGGacggagagagagaaagagagaggaagaggAAAGGGTGCTCAATATCAAGAACTAGGAAATAATTATCCAAGCGACAGAAAAAACACTTTTGGATAATTGCCAGCTTCTGCAAGATAGGACAAGCACTATGCATACATGTCATCATGTCCAATGGAGTAAATTAAAATGGATCATCAATCTTGACTCAACATACAAGTTCAATTTAGTTTTATGTATAATAGTTGTATGTCACAAAGGAATTCATACAGCTGACAATAATAGTCGTACGTCATGCAGCCTTGAGAAACAAAAGAACATTACGGCGAGAAGGGGAATCATAACTTCACCTGCATGCAGAAATACGGCCTTGTGTTTGCCATCTCTTTTGATACTGAGCACCGATATACCTTCCACCAACTGGATTGCTGAAATATCCCATAGATATTAGGAGTAACCTCCTGCAAAATTAAGAGGCAGTAAATATTATGCACGGTTGTAAAAAAGCGAATGAACAGATCAAGCTACGAAGAAACATAAACAGGAAAAACCTGGAAACAAATTAGGTCTGGGGAATACAGTTGAATAAGGTCACCTAATGCTTTCATCCTCTCATACATTTCCAGGTCTTCTCGGAACCAAACATTGTAACTCAAAATCTTCAAGGTAGTCAACACTGTGCCCGGATTAGTGTCCTCTGTCACATGTTTAATTTGTCTTTAACTTAAATAATGTGCAAGTAGCAAAGAAGTTCTGCTCCGCATGGCAGGACTGGAAttgcagcaaaaaaaaaaacaacgacaacagcagcagcagcaacaataacaataacaaagcAGCTTCCAAGGTACTACAATAAATATGCCAACAAAGCGAAAAACAGAAACCGCATTGGGCATCTGGACTGGATATCTTTTTTTCTCTATTCGCATTGTGCTTTCCAATATGAACTACAACTAAACCTTAACCATGGCAGGTAATTGATAAAAAAGGTCATATGCTTCACTTCTCTAATGGTACCAAAGCACAAAACAAAACAGTGTACGAAATGAAACCCATCAAAACCCACAAATGACGCAAAATTATGAACTCAATTAAAGAAACTAACTTAGAGATATCATGAAGGTAGCCAATGGAAGAAAAAGGAacgaaaatgaaagaaaaagaggAAGTTGCATTTGTAGAAAACAAGACAACAGAAGAACACAAAACAAACCCATCAAAACCCACAAACCAAACGCCCGATTGAAAAAAGAACACGAAAAATCGTACTGACCCATTACGGCCACCGCCTTCTTGGACGACCCACCAAATTCGATAGAAGACTCAGCCACATCCGGATCCTTCCTCTTGCAACGCTGCAAAGGCAAGAAAACAGACCCGACCGAAGAGTCCAAATCCTCATCGGGCCCCGCGCAATCCAACTCTTCGAAGCTCGATAGAGAGGAGGCCGAGGCTCTCGTGCCGCAGATTTCGCAGTTGGCGTTGCGATATGGGTTCAGGAAGGTGCAGGCCCTACAGGACCATTTCGGGGCGGAGGGAGACGAAGAAGAGGAGAAGGGAGATGACGGTGGGGGGGCAGAGGGAGATTGGCAGATCTGGCACGATGATTTCTGCGATGGGGGATTGTTAAAGGTGCATTTTGAGCAAGTCCAAGACATTGGGTTGGGTGGAACTAGAACTGGAACTGGAACTGGAACAGGAACACGAACACGAACAGGAAAGGTTTTGCTAGGGTTTGGGAGAGAGAGCAGGAGAAACGAAAATGACGGTGTGTGCACTGTGTGGAAGCGAAACAAATGGAATGCCATGTTTGAAATGTTTTACTTGCCGCCTGTTGGGCCCTCACCAGTCCCTTGGCCGAAGGAATTGTTTTTCTCTTTCCACTGGTTATACCATGTTTGGTGTGTTGGAAATTAGAATGGATTGGAATTGTAAAACTTTAgcatttgaatttttttgtttttcttttcaaaaatttcattttattatattcTATTCTActtcttaattaaaaaataacgtGAGTGTTGTGGTCTAATAATGATATTGCAGTAACGTCCAAATGCTTGGAAGTGAAGGTCATATACTAGTGAGGCTCACTTGATATATGTTGTGAACATACATCCAGCATATAATCgaaatgggatatatatatatacatatatatatatatatatatatatatatattttaaatctaGCATACAATAgaaatgatttatattttaattttatgaaactCTAGGCAACTAACAAACCTCGAGGAGTTGAATCAAACaatagttttttttataaaatttaatcaaaactattatatttaatattagaGTCATCTTGggagtattgtaatatatatatatatatatgaatcttGAAAAAATTTATGGACCGCTTTGACAAAGGTATCAGAAATCATGTGGAAAAACTCGCTAATGTCCATATCAAATATATAACATGGAGATCTTCATCATACAAGATGGGTCAAAATTATAAGACACCTTTTATGAAACAAAACTAATCATATCCCATAAGTTGGGTCtatataattaaattatgttGGGACATAAGCAGCCATGCTTCATGCTCTTACAATAATATCATATGATagataatattataatttaaaaaaaaaattataatgtattTAATATCACCaatacatttcaatatttccaacatgtcatacatacatacataaatatatatatatatatatatatatatatatatatcataactcaactcagtattttcatgttaCTCATGTCACACCATTTAAATAATATGCataatcatatcatttaaaataacaaaattcAACCCATGTTCATCGTTCAGATTACTAAAATACACATATAATATCCTtcacaattatccagaaaattcattactttccacatttcattttcataaataatatctatacaaccctaggctcaaaatcataattcaaacaattggcttttcttttaaaactcacatgataatcatatacatttatatactcataaaattttctatttaaatCGGTGAAATTTACAAGTCTACTGGACTAATCTATTCCCCTTAACTGATTTCCTGAATTACGCCCGCAGGGACGCCGAAACAATGTCTGCGATGCTCACTTGAATCCTGATTCAATACTctagttcaatcaaatcaatcctaaataaaatattattttaacatttctaaggcccataaattccaaataaacaattaaactctaAGAAATAACAAATTTTCTTAgttccctaaatctcactcttactttggagtggtacctaagaccttcaaattgaaaatttgctcagtccaaaatgacgatgatcggGACTAAgatcccgtggtggtgtccgatcgtcgatttaactgaagatctaaggagaaattgaggaaagagagagagtataccttaccccaagagtggtgcctacgtcatTCATATGACAAATCAACTCTGGTAGGAATGTCGATGGCAAAGATAGAAACCCAGCGGTATCTTCCGTTTTCCAATAGGCCGAATATTTGCcaaaaaaatgaggagagagagagagaggagggacaGAGGGAAACATGAGAGCTAGAGAGAGGCACAGAGAGATTGGCGTGAGATAGAGAGGGCATTGGAGAGGATGAAGAAATGGAATtcaattggatttcaaattgaaatctaatCCATTTAATTCAGTCATTTAGATTATTTTatattaacaatatatatatatatatatatatatatatatatatctttatttcaattagtttttttccacactattccttttatttgtttatttaattaattaatttaataatatataattaattgattgattaataataataataataataataataataattttttttttttttttggatcactacaattGCCTCTAATAATGAGTCCTTGCATATTAGTTCACGAGGTACTAAATACAAATTAACCGAGGAGGATTCTACCACCTTATGGCACAAGCGTTCAGAGAATGGAAATGCTTGTGTTAGATGGAATCCTGGGACCCCTCAACTTAACAGACTTTATAATTTGTGTGGAATGTATTAAAAAGAAACTGACAAACAAAAGAAATTTAGGTATCAATAGAGTCTGAGGTGTCTTAGAACTGATACATATTGATATATGTGGTCCATTCCTTATGGCTTCTTGGAATGGACAACAATATTTTATCACATTCATAGATGATTACTCGTGCTATGGGTATCTTTATTTGAAACATGAGAAGTCAAAATCTCTGGACGTTTTCAAGGCTTTCAAAGCCAAAGTTGAGAACCAACAGGGCAAGAAAATTAAGGTCATCAAATCTAACTGTGGTGGTGAATAATATGGTAGATATGACGGATCAAGAGAATAATGTCTAGGACCCTTCGCTAAATTCCTAGAGGAATGCGGTATCATCCCACAGCACACCATGCCAAAGAAACCTAGCATGAATGGTGTTGCTGAAAGATGAAACAAGACACTTAAGGACATGGTAAGAAGTACGATTAGTCATTCTTCTTTACCAGAATCTCTCTGGGGAGAAGTGTTGGCCCGAGTGTGCGACTAGAGGTGGGTGAATAAACACTTTTCGCGGATAATAAAATTTACTACAAAACAATATAATTTGGCAAGAAGCAGGTGAATAATGCCACAATAAATTTCAATGCAAATCATCACAAGCAAATAATTtaaatgagagaaagagagaaaagctTGGCATCgcgatattaacgtggtttggcacccagcctacatccatgccttaaGATCAACTCAAGGATTGCCAAATCCACTATATGATCTCCTTTCAAgacagagaagcctttacaagaAGGGAACCAATCATAGTTGCTCACCAAGAGTTGAAACCAAGGTGTTTACCAAGAACCACCTTACCAATGGCTTACAAATGATCCTTCAAACTCACAATGAATTAAAAGCAAGTAGAGATTACAAatgatgctccttcttgagctaaTATTACAAATAAAACGTCACACTACTCTCTTTCATCAAGTGATGAATACCAAGAATAAGGTGCAAGAGAGATTTGAGCAATATGAACCCTAAAATGAATGATTCAACAAACTTAATCAACAACCAATGCTCAATCAATGTATTTAATAAATGCTAATGGGTTATATTTATGGGCAAGGGGATGAGCAAGTCGTTTGAAGTTCATTTGTTACAGGTCTGCCGCAATCAGTCGTCGACGAGTGCCATCGAGTCTTCGACGAGTGCCTTGCTTTTTGTTGACAAGTCACCTGAGCTACGAGACATGATTTAGCTATTGGATTTTCTCATTGATGAGCCAAGCCTGTTCATCGATGAGTCAGCCTCACTAGTCGACAAATGTTATCCATTCGTCGACGACTTGCCTGGGCAATTTCTTAAGTTTGGCTATTGGATTTTGTAGTCGACGAGTGCTATGCATTAGTCAACGAGTCCTCTGTTTTCCACACTAGTAAGCCTCTAAATGTACTAACTCATGCTAGGACAAGTGCCAATGTGTAGCGCCCCGACCGTcacgtgggcccgaagtgctagtAAGACAtaaatactctctgataccacatCTATATATCATATAttgcaacccgccctaaccaaGGAATCCCGGGTGCACCTGTCGTTACTAGAATTAAAACCATACAACGAAAGATACTAAAACATTCAAATcactttactagagttctaactgttccccaaatacatacatacaactaTCTATCTATATAATACAGCCCATCAAAATAACaaaatgaaaccactggtgactCACCATATATTAGGCTTATTACTACTGATGGTGAATCTCTTCCAGATGCTACTCTTTATAGATAACTGGTCGGCAGTCTCATCTATCTCACCGTTACCCGCCAAGACATTTCCTATGTAGTTTACTTGGTTAGCCAGTTTATGAGTGCACCTCGCTCTACTCACTATGCTACTGTTCTTTGTATCTTACGCTATGTTAAGGAGACTTTGTTTCATGGCCTTCACTTTTCTTCGCACTCATCTCTTGAGCTCTACTCTTATTCTAATGTCGACTAGGCCGGTGACCCTACCTATCGTCGCTCCACCACGGGCTATTGTTTCTTACTTTGCATCTCTCTCATTTCTTGGCGAAATAAAAAGCGGACTATAGTTGCTCGATCCAATACTAAGGCTAAGTATCGTGCCCTTGCTGATACTACAGCTGAACTAGTtcccctctttattattataatCAGAGCACCATCCAAATCACTCATAATGATGTCTTCCATGAGCATACCAAGCATACTGAAATTGATTGTCACTTCATTCGACACCACCTTCAGCAAGGCACCCTCTATCTTCGATCTATCTCCTCTAAAGATCAACTTGTCGATATTTTCACGAAGTCTCATCCCCCTAGTTGGCTACGTTATCTTGTTTCCAAACTCAAGTTGACTTCATCATCTCGAGaattgaggggggatgttagaaTATATGTTAGAATATTTTGGTTTTATGCTTACTTTATTCTAATTTGATTCTTTgtatttattatctttttattattgtttagCTTCATTCGCATATAAATAGGCCCTCTATTGTACATTTTATAATGCAAAAATATACAGAATTTCTCTCTttagtttctttctttcttcaactTGGATATGGGTTAGTCTTTTGAAACCTTCTTTATTGTTTTTTTGATTGAATATGGTTAGATTTTACTTTGTGcatatgtgtatgtttatttcCATTGTGTAGTCTTGAATGCATGGCAGTCTAGGAGTCTAGGTCTCGACATGTCCTTTTAATGATTTGCTTAAAGAATATATATATGCAAACCTTGCATCTTGATAAATAATGTTATAATGTCGAGACTTCACATTGCTACATAGATGCTATTTAACACGAGGTGTATGTACTCGTGAAGGATGAATAAATAAATGCAATAAGGCATTAACCATATGATGTCCTACAAAAGGACaccaaaaaataattaaaagtcaGCAAGCACTTCTCTTTGAACTTCATTGCTCTGCAACGCTTTGTAACCAAGATTTTTATGGAAAAACACAAGAGACTTTTGCAGCAAATTTGGTTTGTCTCCGTGGTTAATACTTTGTCCAACAgtaaggataaaaaaaaattgcaacaaAAGACTTCAGCAAAATTTGGTGTCTCATAAGGCAAGCCTCAATTCAATGGTAAGGATGCTACACTAAACCAAGTTAAAAGTTCAAGACACGGTAAGAATGTCCCAAATT
It contains:
- the LOC131152773 gene encoding uncharacterized protein LOC131152773 — encoded protein: MAFHLFRFHTVHTPSFSFLLLSLPNPSKTFPVRVRVPVPVPVPVLVPPNPMSWTCSKCTFNNPPSQKSSCQICQSPSAPPPSSPFSSSSSPSAPKWSCRACTFLNPYRNANCEICGTRASASSLSSFEELDCAGPDEDLDSSVGSVFLPLQRCKRKDPDVAESSIEFGGSSKKAVAVMEDTNPGTVLTTLKILSYNVWFREDLEMYERMKALGDLIQLYSPDLICFQEVTPNIYGIFQQSSWWKVYRCSVSKEMANTRPYFCMQLSKLPVKSFSCKPFGNSRMGRELCIAEFEANKPLVVATSHLESPCPGPPKWDQMYSKERVDQAKLSLNLLKNNPNVIFCGDMNWDDKLDGQFPLPHGWVDAWTELRPGENGWTYDTKSNQMLTGNRTLQKRLDRFICSLRDFTCSDIAMIGMEAIPGLSYCKEKKMKTEMRNLVLPVLPSDHYGILLTLSSKQC